The genome window ACGAAAATTTCCTCGAAAAACTTACAACTTtcaaaacaatgaaatttaatatttacaatggcaaacaaattaaaatttaaaaaaaccggcaattttcgattttattttttatgtagTAACAAATTTTACCTAGATTTTACCATTCTGCCCACAGTTTCTCcaacaaaaatagaaattcaaggtttgaattttcagatcttgAAAATGTCCCCTCCctatcaaattcaaatttttttgaaaactcactcCTCAACTAATGGACAACATTTGGCTAATGCTGAACACTGCTTATGCCATAATTTTGCAGCTGTTCGACATTCGGTTGCTCTTGAATTCGAGTTTCTCCGAGCTTCTCTCTTATTCCTTCTTGCAGACCTTTTCTTTCTACTGACAGGTGACGTAGATGTCAATTCTTCCGATGAAAAATTCttggcaaatttgaatttgtcatGGATTGAAATGCATTGTTTCCTCTGAAATTTATATAGTTACTTGGAAGTTACAGTGAGCGTCATACCGTATCCTCGTCAAGTGTGGACTCTGCCAAAAGAGCATCttgatgatttttctgaacacAATCGCGTGCAACTTCTGCTCTTCTGAATAAGAAATTATTGAAGCTTGTTTCgcataaaaagtttcaaaaccaTACCGCATATGTAAAGCATTTAACTCTAATTTCTTATCCCATTTTAATCGACTACATGAATCTGAGCTtctcaatctgaaaatgatagtTTTTGGATAAATTAAGCTAATGAATTCAGCTTACCGAACATTTTTGTCAAGTGATAAACATTCATGCTGCTTGATTTCCAACTGTTCCATGCATCTGATGTAGTCCTCACAAAATGAAGGTGATTCTGATTTTACTACCTGgaattgttc of Caenorhabditis elegans chromosome II contains these proteins:
- the M176.5 gene encoding Venom protein (Confirmed by transcript evidence), which codes for MGSSKVGWVAVLSVAIGFGAHVVKSESPSFCEDYIRCMEQLEIKQHECLSLDKNVRLRSSDSCSRLKWDKKLELNALHMRRAEVARDCVQKNHQDALLAESTLDEDTRKQCISIHDKFKFAKNFSSEELTSTSPVSRKKRSARRNKREARRNSNSRATECRTAAKLWHKQCSALAKCCPLVEDCKQSTTVIMDQIYEGRHKLHDMHVTNCI